A region of Bombilactobacillus folatiphilus DNA encodes the following proteins:
- a CDS encoding CPBP family glutamic-type intramembrane protease: MNALKSPTLSRIWYAIWIIMVVISQQLLKMSYSVKQINWSYASLFLISAVLFLVAMVARYRYESQIFTPQNPTFLEGVGNFFGLVAFTVVAIGLFLLIISGLKAKGRFPSLQVKTDYLARGTVVFWFELLASALLVAVEQQFVTTGFFFNYFWRRNNLTSALLGILVSGILYGILNMETFNFINFFIYGAVGCLLAIVYLATQNFRISVVLGIFVAILRVILI; the protein is encoded by the coding sequence ATGAACGCATTGAAATCACCGACATTAAGCCGGATTTGGTATGCCATTTGGATAATTATGGTTGTGATTTCGCAACAATTACTGAAAATGAGTTACTCGGTAAAACAGATTAATTGGAGTTATGCCAGTTTATTTTTAATTAGTGCGGTATTGTTTTTGGTAGCGATGGTGGCACGTTATCGCTATGAAAGCCAAATTTTCACACCTCAAAATCCAACTTTCTTAGAGGGAGTTGGCAATTTTTTTGGTTTAGTGGCTTTTACAGTTGTTGCGATTGGCTTATTTTTGCTAATCATCAGTGGTTTAAAAGCAAAGGGACGTTTTCCCAGTTTACAAGTCAAAACAGATTACTTGGCTCGGGGAACGGTTGTTTTTTGGTTTGAATTATTAGCTTCCGCTTTGTTAGTGGCGGTTGAACAACAATTCGTGACGACGGGCTTTTTCTTTAATTATTTTTGGCGCCGTAATAATTTGACCAGTGCTTTGTTAGGAATTTTGGTGAGTGGTATCTTATATGGCATCTTAAATATGGAAACATTTAATTTCATAAATTTCTTTATTTATGGTGCCGTCGGTTGTTTATTGGCGATTGTGTACTTAGCTACGCAAAATTTTCGGATTAGTGTGGTCTTGGGAATTTTTGTGGCAATTTTGCGGGTGATTTTAATTTAG
- a CDS encoding MerR family transcriptional regulator → MILADKQYGISEFSQIFHVKPSTLRYYEDEGLIKPLRTANNRRYYTQTDADWIKFLLCLKEAGLSIDELKQYVYWDQQGDQTITQRIALLNQAHERLTQQADEIQHHLQLLNDKITWYHQRQQGQVDPNEVFRDYLARLGHEI, encoded by the coding sequence ATGATTTTAGCAGATAAACAATATGGAATTAGTGAATTTAGTCAGATTTTTCACGTCAAACCATCAACATTACGTTATTACGAAGACGAGGGCTTAATCAAACCATTACGCACAGCTAATAATCGACGATATTACACGCAAACGGATGCTGATTGGATTAAATTTTTATTGTGTTTGAAGGAGGCTGGTTTGAGTATTGATGAATTAAAGCAGTATGTGTATTGGGATCAACAAGGTGATCAAACCATTACGCAACGAATTGCTTTACTGAATCAGGCACATGAACGTTTGACGCAACAGGCTGATGAAATTCAACATCATTTGCAGCTTTTAAATGACAAAATCACTTGGTATCATCAGCGCCAACAAGGCCAAGTTGATCCAAATGAAGTGTTTCGGGATTATTTGGCGCGATTGGGTCATGAAATATAA
- a CDS encoding aldo/keto reductase: protein MLESTYQLNNSVQIPRLGFGTWLVDNQNVADAVQSAMEAGYRLIDTAQAYGNEAGIGQALKQTQLNRSELFIATKLAAEIKSYDQAQTAIDKSLTRLGLDYVDLMIIHSPQPWADFRNGEHYFEGNLEAWRALENAYQAGKIKAIGVSNFERVDLQNILDNGHVKPAVNQVLAHVSNTPFELIDFCQQNDILVEAYSPIAHGVVLANPTVQALAHKYQVEPAQLCLRYCLQLGLLPLPKSENPQHIQANTQLDFVINDSDLEQLKQMAPIKDYGAANQFPVYDKGI, encoded by the coding sequence ATTTTAGAATCCACTTATCAATTAAATAATAGTGTGCAAATTCCTCGATTGGGCTTTGGTACTTGGCTAGTTGACAACCAAAACGTCGCCGACGCTGTGCAAAGTGCTATGGAAGCTGGTTATCGGCTCATCGACACCGCGCAAGCTTATGGCAATGAAGCGGGCATTGGGCAAGCACTGAAGCAAACTCAACTCAATCGTTCTGAATTATTTATTGCCACTAAATTAGCCGCCGAAATTAAATCTTACGACCAAGCTCAAACGGCCATTGATAAATCCCTGACCAGACTGGGGCTAGATTATGTTGATTTGATGATTATTCATAGTCCCCAACCTTGGGCCGATTTTCGTAATGGTGAACATTATTTTGAAGGTAATTTAGAAGCTTGGCGGGCATTAGAAAATGCTTACCAAGCTGGTAAAATCAAAGCCATTGGTGTTTCTAATTTTGAACGAGTTGATCTCCAAAATATTTTGGATAATGGTCATGTCAAACCTGCTGTTAATCAAGTTCTAGCCCATGTCAGCAATACTCCATTTGAGCTAATTGATTTTTGTCAACAAAACGATATTTTAGTCGAAGCTTATTCACCCATTGCCCACGGCGTGGTCTTAGCTAATCCGACCGTCCAAGCTTTGGCCCACAAATACCAAGTAGAGCCAGCGCAATTGTGCTTACGCTATTGCCTGCAATTAGGCTTATTACCGCTACCCAAATCCGAAAATCCCCAACATATCCAAGCCAACACACAACTGGATTTTGTCATTAATGACTCTGATCTGGAACAATTAAAACAAATGGCGCCGATCAAAGATTATGGCGCTGCCAACCAATTTCCGGTTTATGACAAGGGAATTTAA
- a CDS encoding aldo/keto reductase, which produces MQYTTLGQTNIKVSKICFGGMSLGKPKTMHDWTLDAQQSRQVVKHALALGINFFDTANTYSAGTGEKYLGQALTENVAREQVVIASKVYFNPGRLSKAAINREIEGTLKRLGTDYLDLYIIHRFDYETPIEETMSALNDLVKVGKVRAIGASAMYGYQFMQMQQVAKDHGWAQFQTMENHYNLLYREDERELIPICQQMQVSLMPYSPLAAGHLSHLGWQTDTLRSQTDRVAMGKYDKTKNQDYRIVQRVSELAQQYHTTMSQIALAWLWSKGVTAPIVGSTKLSHLDEAVSALELSLTPADQAYLEELYLPHPIVGALSQNPPTGTVLIDEKK; this is translated from the coding sequence TTGCAATATACAACGTTGGGTCAAACGAATATAAAGGTTTCTAAAATTTGTTTTGGTGGAATGAGTTTAGGCAAGCCCAAGACGATGCATGACTGGACGCTAGATGCTCAACAAAGTAGGCAAGTGGTTAAGCATGCGCTAGCGTTAGGGATTAATTTTTTTGATACCGCTAACACTTATTCGGCAGGTACTGGTGAAAAATATTTGGGACAGGCGCTCACAGAGAATGTCGCGCGGGAACAAGTTGTGATTGCTTCTAAAGTTTATTTTAATCCGGGACGATTGTCGAAGGCGGCAATTAATCGCGAAATTGAGGGAACGCTTAAACGGTTAGGCACGGACTATTTAGATTTATACATCATTCATCGCTTTGATTATGAGACGCCAATTGAAGAAACCATGTCCGCGTTAAACGATTTGGTGAAAGTGGGAAAAGTCCGCGCTATCGGGGCTTCAGCAATGTATGGTTATCAATTTATGCAGATGCAACAGGTTGCTAAAGACCACGGTTGGGCGCAATTTCAGACAATGGAAAATCATTATAATCTACTTTATCGCGAAGATGAGCGGGAGTTAATTCCGATTTGTCAACAAATGCAGGTGTCGTTGATGCCGTATAGTCCGTTGGCAGCCGGTCATTTAAGTCATTTGGGGTGGCAAACAGATACTTTACGCAGTCAAACGGACCGGGTGGCCATGGGTAAATATGATAAGACGAAAAATCAAGATTATCGCATCGTGCAACGAGTTAGTGAATTAGCTCAACAATATCATACGACAATGTCCCAAATTGCCTTGGCGTGGTTGTGGAGCAAGGGGGTCACGGCACCGATTGTCGGTTCGACCAAGTTGTCACATTTAGATGAAGCCGTTTCGGCATTAGAGTTGTCGCTTACGCCAGCAGATCAAGCTTATTTAGAAGAATTGTATCTACCCCATCCGATTGTCGGCGCTTTATCACAGAACCCGCCAACAGGCACCGTTTTGATTGATGAGAAAAAATAA
- a CDS encoding HdeD family acid-resistance protein, translating to MRTGRFDFLSLIIGIFSLYVGYLIMSHPLTGLLSIVVIIGIFALLRGIYQLWLSYQLHKRLNKRTGWLIFSAIVDLILGFVFLFNLRVAVPTLIYIFAFWFIIDGIAELSIAPLYHLAGKSYHWLVIILAVLSIIAGIILLFEPMMATVLIVVFAAVYFFMAGILEIIEAF from the coding sequence ATGCGAACAGGTCGCTTTGATTTTTTAAGTTTAATAATTGGGATTTTTTCTCTGTATGTCGGATATTTGATTATGAGCCACCCATTAACGGGTTTGTTGTCGATTGTGGTGATTATCGGTATTTTTGCATTGTTGCGCGGAATTTATCAACTATGGTTGAGTTATCAGCTTCATAAACGGTTAAACAAGCGAACCGGCTGGCTGATTTTTTCGGCGATTGTGGATCTTATTTTGGGTTTTGTCTTCTTATTCAATCTGCGTGTGGCAGTGCCAACATTAATCTACATTTTTGCATTTTGGTTCATTATTGACGGGATTGCTGAGTTGAGCATTGCGCCATTGTATCATCTGGCTGGCAAAAGTTATCATTGGTTGGTGATTATCTTGGCTGTTTTGAGTATTATTGCGGGCATTATTTTGTTATTTGAACCTATGATGGCCACTGTATTGATTGTGGTTTTTGCCGCTGTTTATTTCTTTATGGCGGGTATTTTGGAAATTATCGAAGCATTTTAA
- a CDS encoding metal-dependent transcriptional regulator, translated as MSPSQENYLKNIFELQQSAQKVTNKKLANMMQVSAPSVTEMLLTLSQNGYIEHTPYNSIELTDTGQQLAEKLVQKHRLWEVFLANKLHYAITDVHPEADALEHSTDERLVQALNHYLDYPQKCPHGGIIPGNGQGESDDDDLILAETIPPMQVKIVRILDNHEFLAYFSGLGLELNQIVTVKKRSSFDNSVLVETKEHKHISLSHEAATYIFVEQC; from the coding sequence TTGTCACCGAGCCAAGAAAACTATCTTAAAAACATCTTTGAATTACAACAAAGTGCCCAAAAAGTAACCAATAAAAAATTGGCCAACATGATGCAGGTTAGCGCTCCTTCGGTGACCGAAATGTTGTTAACTCTGAGCCAGAATGGTTATATTGAGCATACACCGTATAATTCCATTGAACTAACGGATACTGGGCAACAACTGGCTGAAAAATTGGTTCAGAAGCATCGACTTTGGGAGGTTTTTTTAGCAAACAAATTACATTATGCTATCACTGATGTCCACCCCGAAGCCGACGCTTTAGAACATTCGACTGATGAACGATTGGTTCAAGCTTTAAATCATTATCTGGATTATCCGCAAAAATGCCCGCATGGCGGCATCATTCCCGGCAATGGTCAAGGTGAAAGCGATGATGACGATTTGATTTTGGCCGAAACTATTCCACCAATGCAGGTCAAAATTGTCCGCATCTTAGATAACCATGAATTTTTAGCCTATTTTAGCGGCTTAGGTTTAGAATTGAACCAAATTGTCACTGTCAAAAAACGTTCTAGCTTTGATAACTCGGTTTTGGTAGAAACCAAAGAGCACAAACATATCTCGCTGAGCCATGAGGCCGCCACTTATATTTTTGTAGAACAATGTTAA
- a CDS encoding DUF975 family protein, protein MQFPKTIYELKKQARQTLGRNPRNWWVMGLIPTLVLMFLLYFIMQMATNLLNQMPANLNYEQLYTWIQKSLANSPQIFWYSLEGQLAYALVSIGVSFCLLDELRGRVKPQQAQISASLQVFSRPYFLRVIVLWLSYYLVFELGLQLFWLFGLYFSYGLRLTYLILMDLTQSQKVTWKQTFKTLWYSWKMMHGHKFRLFMLDLSFLGWDLLNLLTLGLTNLYVAPYKAACYAAFYQDILNLQMKARYQK, encoded by the coding sequence TTGCAATTTCCAAAAACAATTTATGAATTAAAAAAGCAAGCTCGCCAGACCTTAGGACGAAATCCCAGAAATTGGTGGGTGATGGGTTTGATTCCCACCTTAGTCTTGATGTTTTTACTTTATTTTATTATGCAAATGGCGACGAACTTGTTGAATCAAATGCCGGCTAATCTGAATTATGAACAACTGTATACTTGGATTCAAAAATCGTTGGCTAATAGTCCACAAATTTTTTGGTATAGTTTGGAAGGACAATTGGCGTATGCTTTGGTCAGCATTGGCGTGAGTTTTTGTTTGTTAGACGAATTGCGAGGACGCGTCAAACCGCAGCAAGCTCAGATTAGCGCTAGTTTACAAGTTTTTTCACGACCGTATTTTTTGCGCGTCATTGTCTTATGGCTGAGTTATTACTTGGTGTTTGAATTGGGATTGCAATTATTTTGGTTATTCGGTCTGTACTTTAGTTACGGATTGCGGTTAACCTATTTGATTTTGATGGATTTGACGCAAAGTCAAAAAGTTACGTGGAAGCAAACTTTTAAGACTTTGTGGTATAGTTGGAAAATGATGCATGGTCATAAATTCCGTTTGTTCATGCTGGATCTGAGTTTTTTAGGTTGGGATTTATTGAATTTATTGACTTTAGGATTAACGAATCTGTATGTGGCGCCGTATAAAGCTGCTTGTTACGCGGCGTTTTATCAAGATATTTTGAATTTACAAATGAAAGCTCGTTATCAGAAGTAA
- the tyrS gene encoding tyrosine--tRNA ligase — MKRNIIDELAWRGAINQQTDEQGLKEYVQDHQIALYCGVDPTGDSLHVGHLVTFMILKRFQLLGHKPVIVIGGATGAIGDPSGKKAERVLQTMDQVEKNQTALTAQMVNLFGTENFEIVNNYDWLSKIDLLSFLRDYGKVFNVNTMLNKEIVASRLQVGISYTEFTYQILQAVDFLTLYREHDVQLQIGGGDQWGNITAGIDLIHRIEGNETKAFGLTVPLLLKADGTKFGKTEGGAIWLDPKKTSPYEFYQFWFNTDDRDVVKYLKYFTFLDQEQIEQLAQQVATEPEQRTAQKVLAQEVTKFVHGQAAVDEAERISAALFSGDVLSLTTEEIEQGFSSVPSVDYAGGSCDLVGFLVDQTEIEPSRRQAREDIQNGAIYVNGQRQQDVAYQLDPTQAFDGRFVIIRKGKKKYTLVRVQH; from the coding sequence ATGAAACGGAATATTATTGATGAATTAGCCTGGCGTGGCGCTATTAATCAACAGACCGATGAACAAGGACTCAAAGAATATGTTCAGGATCATCAGATTGCTCTATATTGTGGTGTTGATCCAACGGGTGATTCTCTGCATGTTGGTCATTTAGTCACGTTTATGATTCTGAAACGGTTTCAACTGTTGGGCCATAAACCGGTGATTGTGATTGGAGGAGCCACAGGTGCAATTGGCGATCCGTCTGGGAAAAAGGCGGAGCGGGTGCTTCAAACGATGGATCAAGTGGAAAAGAATCAAACTGCGTTAACGGCACAGATGGTTAATTTGTTTGGCACAGAAAACTTTGAGATTGTGAATAACTATGATTGGTTATCCAAAATTGATTTGTTAAGTTTTTTGCGTGATTACGGTAAAGTTTTCAACGTGAATACAATGCTGAACAAAGAGATTGTCGCTTCTAGACTACAAGTGGGGATTTCTTACACGGAATTTACTTATCAGATTTTACAGGCAGTCGATTTTTTGACCTTATATCGTGAACATGATGTTCAACTCCAAATTGGTGGTGGCGACCAGTGGGGCAATATTACGGCGGGCATTGATTTGATTCACCGGATTGAAGGTAATGAGACGAAAGCATTCGGTTTAACCGTGCCATTGTTGTTAAAAGCCGATGGCACGAAGTTTGGTAAAACTGAAGGTGGCGCGATTTGGCTAGATCCCAAGAAGACTAGTCCGTACGAATTTTATCAATTCTGGTTCAACACCGATGATCGTGATGTGGTTAAATACTTGAAGTACTTCACTTTCTTGGATCAAGAACAAATTGAGCAATTAGCCCAGCAAGTGGCAACTGAACCGGAACAACGGACCGCACAAAAAGTTTTAGCTCAAGAAGTCACCAAGTTTGTACACGGGCAAGCGGCTGTGGATGAAGCGGAACGAATCTCGGCGGCATTATTTTCGGGCGATGTGTTAAGTTTGACCACTGAAGAAATTGAACAAGGCTTCAGTTCGGTACCTTCTGTGGATTATGCAGGTGGTTCGTGTGATTTAGTTGGATTTTTAGTGGATCAAACCGAAATTGAGCCGTCAAGACGACAAGCACGTGAAGATATTCAAAATGGGGCAATTTATGTTAATGGTCAACGTCAACAAGATGTGGCCTACCAATTAGATCCTACACAGGCGTTTGATGGTCGGTTTGTGATTATTCGCAAAGGTAAGAAGAAGTATACTTTAGTGCGTGTACAACATTAG
- a CDS encoding glycosyltransferase family 2 protein, with translation MANKLSIVVPCYNEQEVLPQSLPVLKQVLLTLIDQCQVSSDSQLVFVDDGSVDQTWSLIEQASAQDPNVSGIKLSRNFGHQGALLAGLSATQDAQLVVSIDADLQDDPQVILEMVQKFAEGAQIVYAVRNNRATDSRFKRGTAELFYKLMNWLGVKMIPDAADFRLMSQQAVQVLLSYPERNLFLRGLVPLVGFSSAKVYFQRQERAAGESKYPLRKMLRLAMDGITSFSIAPIKLIMGLGFSIVLVAFLLLLYTIVQKIRGEVVTGWSSLMISIWALGGVQLICISVIGEYVGKIFSEVKQRPRFTIEKNLYNRKKK, from the coding sequence ATGGCTAACAAACTAAGTATTGTGGTGCCTTGTTACAATGAACAAGAAGTTTTGCCTCAATCTTTGCCGGTGCTCAAACAGGTTTTGTTGACATTGATCGATCAATGTCAGGTTAGTTCGGATAGTCAATTGGTGTTCGTTGACGATGGCAGTGTTGATCAAACTTGGTCATTGATTGAGCAGGCTAGTGCTCAAGATCCCAATGTTTCAGGGATTAAATTGAGTCGCAATTTTGGGCATCAAGGTGCGTTGTTGGCCGGTTTGAGTGCGACACAAGATGCGCAATTGGTGGTTTCTATTGATGCAGATTTGCAAGATGATCCGCAAGTGATTCTGGAAATGGTTCAAAAATTTGCGGAAGGTGCGCAAATTGTCTATGCGGTCCGCAATAATCGGGCGACAGACAGTCGCTTTAAACGGGGGACAGCTGAACTGTTTTATAAATTGATGAATTGGCTGGGGGTCAAAATGATTCCTGATGCAGCCGATTTTCGATTAATGAGCCAACAAGCTGTGCAGGTGTTATTATCTTATCCCGAACGTAACTTGTTTTTGCGAGGATTAGTACCGTTAGTGGGCTTTTCCAGCGCCAAAGTCTATTTTCAGCGCCAAGAGCGAGCCGCCGGTGAATCCAAATATCCATTGCGCAAGATGTTACGCCTAGCTATGGATGGCATTACCTCATTTTCGATTGCACCGATTAAGTTAATTATGGGCTTGGGCTTTTCGATTGTGTTGGTGGCCTTTTTATTATTATTATATACAATCGTCCAAAAAATTCGTGGCGAAGTAGTGACTGGCTGGTCGTCATTGATGATTTCGATTTGGGCCTTAGGTGGCGTACAATTAATTTGCATTAGTGTGATTGGTGAATATGTAGGCAAAATTTTTAGTGAAGTAAAGCAACGTCCCCGTTTCACAATTGAGAAAAATCTGTATAATAGGAAGAAAAAATAA